The following coding sequences lie in one Alicyclobacillus curvatus genomic window:
- a CDS encoding ParA family protein yields MASGRVIAVANQKGGVGKTTTAVNLGACIASLGKRVLLVDIDPQGNTTSGIGINKADVRYCVYDVIINDVPVQDAILPTALESLSVLPATIQLAGAEIELVPTISREVRLRRALQPLRSRFDYIIIDCPPSLGLLTVNALTASDSVLIPIQCEYYALEGLSQLLNTIRLVQKHLNTSLEVEGVVLTMLDARTNLGLQVIEDVKKYFRDKVYQTVIPRNVRLSEAPSHGQPIIFYDPRSRGAETYMDLAKEVVKGG; encoded by the coding sequence TTGGCCAGTGGGCGTGTTATTGCAGTGGCAAACCAAAAGGGTGGTGTGGGCAAGACCACGACCGCGGTCAATTTAGGGGCCTGTATCGCCAGTTTGGGTAAACGAGTTTTACTAGTGGACATAGATCCGCAAGGAAACACTACGTCAGGAATCGGAATCAACAAAGCAGATGTGCGTTATTGTGTGTATGATGTAATTATCAATGATGTTCCGGTGCAAGATGCAATTCTCCCAACGGCCTTAGAATCGTTGTCAGTGCTCCCGGCAACAATTCAACTAGCTGGGGCGGAGATTGAGCTTGTCCCAACGATATCGCGTGAAGTTAGACTCCGTAGAGCGTTACAACCCCTTCGCAGTCGCTTTGACTACATCATCATCGATTGTCCTCCATCCCTTGGGCTGTTGACCGTAAATGCCTTGACTGCTTCAGACTCTGTTCTCATCCCCATCCAATGCGAGTATTACGCCCTGGAGGGACTTAGCCAGTTGTTGAACACCATTCGATTGGTTCAGAAACACCTGAATACTTCTCTAGAAGTAGAAGGAGTTGTCCTGACCATGCTGGATGCCCGGACCAACTTAGGGTTGCAGGTCATCGAGGATGTCAAGAAGTATTTTCGAGACAAGGTGTACCAGACTGTCATTCCGAGAAATGTACGTCTTAGTGAAGCACCAAGTCATGGACAGCCCATCATCTTCTATGACCCGCGGTCCCGTGGTGCAGAGACGTACATGGATCTCGCAAAGGAAGTGGTGAAGGGTGGTTAA
- a CDS encoding ParB/RepB/Spo0J family partition protein, whose translation MVKKGLGKGLEALIPQLNVTEEDAVHEVSLHELRPNPYQPRREFNSDKLRELADSIEQHGIIQPLIVRKSEAKGYDIVAGERRFRAAHMAGLERVPVVVREFSEVELMEVAVIENLQREDLNALEIAEAYANLMEKANLTQEQLAKRVGQSRSHVANMLRLLQLPTAVREHVSRGTLSMGHARALLAVEGADKQSKLADLAVQQEMSVRKLEAIVYQPQKNVSRETKPKKDPNVMLYEDEFRRYLGTAVKIHPGKKRGKIEIEYFSKDDLERILGLLAANMK comes from the coding sequence GTGGTTAAGAAGGGTCTAGGGAAAGGGCTTGAAGCCTTAATTCCGCAACTGAACGTCACCGAAGAGGATGCTGTTCACGAGGTCTCTCTTCATGAATTGCGCCCGAACCCGTATCAACCACGGCGGGAGTTCAACTCAGACAAGTTACGGGAGTTGGCTGACTCCATTGAACAGCACGGCATCATTCAGCCGCTGATTGTGCGTAAGAGTGAGGCCAAGGGGTACGACATTGTAGCCGGCGAACGTCGTTTCCGTGCTGCACATATGGCTGGACTTGAACGCGTACCGGTAGTCGTACGGGAGTTCTCTGAGGTGGAACTCATGGAGGTTGCTGTTATTGAGAACCTTCAACGCGAAGACCTGAATGCACTCGAAATCGCCGAGGCTTATGCGAACCTGATGGAAAAGGCAAATTTGACGCAGGAACAGCTCGCGAAACGGGTGGGTCAGAGTCGCAGCCACGTAGCAAATATGCTGCGACTGTTGCAACTGCCAACGGCAGTGAGGGAACATGTTTCACGTGGAACATTGTCCATGGGACATGCGAGAGCTCTGTTGGCTGTGGAAGGTGCTGACAAGCAATCAAAGCTTGCAGACCTGGCTGTTCAACAAGAAATGAGTGTCAGAAAGCTGGAGGCCATTGTCTACCAGCCTCAAAAAAACGTTTCACGTGAAACAAAACCCAAAAAAGACCCGAATGTGATGCTTTATGAGGACGAGTTTCGCAGATACCTAGGTACAGCCGTCAAGATTCACCCTGGAAAGAAACGTGGAAAAATTGAGATTGAGTACTTTTCAAAGGACGACCTCGAGCGGATATTGGGACTGCTCGCAGCGAACATGAAGTAA
- the rsmG gene encoding 16S rRNA (guanine(527)-N(7))-methyltransferase RsmG has product MDNVQELRPYFSGLSDLQWADLNRYYHLLVEWNERVNLTAITEPTEVYIKHFYDSLLLLADKESRAAFEAALVVADVGTGAGFPGLVLAMVARDKEFVLIDALAKRLKFLEVVCVELGLDHVRLVHGRAEDIGQQGAHREAYDLVLSRAVARLSVLSELTLPLVRVGGWVISYKGPSAAEELEEASAALVRLGGRKEFMTTLELPLDRGTRVLVGLSKTRQTPKQYPRKAGIPQKNPL; this is encoded by the coding sequence ATGGATAACGTGCAAGAGCTTCGACCCTATTTTTCTGGATTATCCGACCTTCAGTGGGCGGATTTAAATCGGTACTATCATCTGCTCGTAGAGTGGAATGAGCGGGTGAACTTGACTGCCATCACTGAACCCACAGAAGTATATATCAAACATTTCTACGACAGTCTGCTGTTGCTCGCAGACAAGGAGAGCCGCGCAGCATTCGAAGCTGCGCTGGTTGTAGCGGACGTTGGCACGGGTGCCGGGTTCCCAGGGCTTGTGCTGGCGATGGTTGCGAGAGACAAGGAATTTGTATTGATTGATGCACTCGCCAAACGCTTAAAGTTTCTCGAAGTGGTATGCGTTGAGCTCGGTCTGGACCACGTCCGACTGGTTCATGGACGGGCAGAGGACATTGGCCAGCAAGGGGCCCATCGTGAAGCGTATGACTTGGTGTTGTCACGCGCTGTGGCGAGACTCAGTGTGTTGTCAGAACTGACACTTCCGCTCGTGCGTGTGGGAGGATGGGTTATTTCGTACAAGGGTCCATCGGCTGCGGAGGAGTTGGAAGAAGCCTCAGCTGCGCTCGTGCGACTCGGCGGACGCAAGGAATTCATGACGACGCTTGAACTTCCGCTGGACAGAGGAACGCGGGTATTGGTCGGGTTGTCTAAGACCCGCCAGACCCCGAAGCAGTATCCACGAAAGGCAGGGATTCCACAGAAAAATCCGCTCTAA
- the noc gene encoding nucleoid occlusion protein yields MRESWGKLLGTREAGPEDTSVVQIGVDEIVSNPFQPRTVFDESSISELAATIRTHGVIQPIVVRRNNGKYELIAGERRWRAVRSLGWTTIPAIVKVMNDAQTASAALIENLQREGLTPIEEAVAYQQLLEIHGLTQESLAQRLGKGQSTIANKLRLLHLPESVRNALLQRKITERHARALLALPSEEIQLKVLDECVERGWNVKQTEERVKALLTKLQQGARPKPRRKGLSKDVRLAVNTIRQSLSMISKSGLEVDYKEQDDADFYEFVIRVPKK; encoded by the coding sequence ATGCGAGAATCATGGGGAAAACTGCTGGGAACCCGGGAAGCAGGCCCTGAGGACACGAGTGTGGTACAGATTGGTGTCGATGAGATTGTGTCGAATCCGTTTCAGCCTCGTACCGTATTTGATGAGTCAAGCATTTCCGAATTGGCAGCTACGATTCGGACGCATGGTGTGATTCAGCCAATCGTAGTACGACGCAATAACGGGAAATATGAGCTGATTGCCGGTGAGCGCCGCTGGCGGGCCGTGCGGAGCCTCGGTTGGACGACGATTCCCGCAATTGTCAAAGTCATGAACGATGCGCAGACGGCATCGGCTGCCTTGATTGAGAATTTGCAACGGGAAGGGCTTACACCGATTGAAGAAGCTGTCGCCTATCAGCAGTTGCTTGAGATTCACGGCTTAACGCAGGAGAGTCTTGCCCAACGGTTGGGTAAAGGGCAGTCGACCATTGCAAATAAACTGAGGTTATTACATTTGCCAGAAAGTGTAAGGAACGCGTTGTTGCAGAGAAAGATCACGGAGCGACACGCCCGTGCTTTACTGGCGCTACCTTCAGAAGAGATTCAACTGAAAGTGTTGGATGAATGCGTCGAGCGAGGATGGAATGTCAAGCAAACAGAAGAACGCGTAAAGGCGTTGCTGACAAAATTGCAGCAGGGAGCGCGCCCAAAGCCGAGACGGAAAGGGCTTTCGAAAGACGTGAGGCTTGCGGTGAATACCATCCGGCAGTCGCTGTCGATGATTTCAAAATCCGGGCTCGAAGTCGACTATAAGGAGCAGGATGACGCCGACTTCTATGAGTTTGTGATTCGCGTACCGAAAAAGTGA
- a CDS encoding DUF554 domain-containing protein has protein sequence MYLLGTIVNGLAVLVGTGLGLLLPKVPPRFHTTVMQGLALTVILIGTSMALSDSSDLLIIIISMVVGGLIGEWINIDAWLARMGEWVQGKVSHSDTNKIAEGFVTASLVFCVGSMSIVGAIQSGLADMNRTLYAKSLLDFVSSTVFASTLGIGVLFSFIPVVVYEGGIATLAHVFGAQLQNQAVIACMTATGGLLIAAIGVNILGLKKLAVGNLLPAMFVAAGLKWLAPHITTIFHFLHG, from the coding sequence GTGTATTTGCTAGGAACGATAGTGAATGGGCTTGCGGTGCTGGTCGGAACGGGTCTTGGGCTTCTGCTTCCTAAAGTCCCTCCTCGATTTCATACCACCGTCATGCAGGGCCTGGCGTTGACTGTTATCTTGATTGGTACATCAATGGCCCTCAGTGACAGCTCAGATCTCTTGATTATCATTATTAGCATGGTGGTCGGAGGTTTGATTGGTGAGTGGATAAACATCGACGCGTGGCTCGCGCGAATGGGGGAGTGGGTACAAGGTAAAGTCTCCCATTCGGACACAAATAAGATAGCAGAAGGCTTTGTTACCGCGAGTTTAGTTTTCTGCGTCGGTTCAATGTCGATTGTTGGTGCAATTCAGAGTGGCCTTGCAGACATGAATCGAACGCTGTATGCGAAGTCCCTGCTGGATTTTGTCTCTTCGACGGTGTTTGCTTCTACGCTCGGTATTGGCGTGTTGTTTTCATTCATTCCTGTCGTCGTATATGAAGGCGGCATTGCCACGTTGGCGCATGTGTTTGGAGCACAGCTTCAAAACCAAGCGGTGATTGCCTGTATGACGGCGACGGGAGGGCTCCTGATTGCGGCGATTGGGGTGAACATTCTCGGGCTGAAAAAACTGGCGGTTGGCAACTTGCTCCCTGCGATGTTTGTAGCCGCCGGGCTGAAGTGGCTTGCACCCCACATTACGACGATATTTCACTTTCTTCATGGCTAA